The Neomonachus schauinslandi chromosome 4, ASM220157v2, whole genome shotgun sequence genome includes a region encoding these proteins:
- the MUL1 gene encoding mitochondrial ubiquitin ligase activator of NFKB 1, giving the protein MESGGRPSLGQFILLGTSSVVTAVLYSVYRQKAQVAQELKGAKRIHLGEDLKNILSEAPGKCVPYAVIEGAVRSVKETLNSQFVENCKGVIQRLTLQEHKMVWNRTTHLWNDCSKIIHQRTNTVPFNLVPHEDGVAVAVRVLKPLDSHDLGLETVYEKFHPSVQSFTDVIGHYISGERPKGIQETEEMLKVGATLTGVGELVLDSSSVRLQPPKQGMRYYLSSQDFDGLLQRQEASVRLWKVLTLVFGFASCAALCFILRKHYLQRQERQRLRQMEKEFQEHEARLLSGAKPEDRESLKSACVVCLSSFKSCVFLECGHVCSCTECYRALPEPKRCPVCRQEIARVIPLYNS; this is encoded by the exons ATGGAGAGCGGAGGGCGGCCCTCGCTGGGCCAGTTCATCCTCCTGGGCACCAGCTCGGTCGTCACCGCCGTCCTGTATTCCGTGTACCGGCAGAAGGCCCAGGTCGCCCAAGAGCTCAAG GGAGCTAAAAGAATCCACTTGGGTGAAGACTTAAAGAACATTCTCTCAGAAGCCCCAGGAAAATGTGTGCCTTATGCTGTTATTGAAG GGGCTGTTCGATCTGTTAAAGAAACGCTTAACAGCCAGTTCGTGGAAAATTGCAAGGGTGTGATTCAGCGGCTGACACTGCAGGAGCACAAGATGGTGTGGAATCGGACAACGCACCTCTG GAACGACTGCTCAAAGATCATTCACCAGAGGACCAACACAGTGCCCTTCAACCTGGTCCCCCACGAGGACGGCGTGGCCGTGGCCGTGCGAGTGCTGAAGCCGCTGGACTCCCACGATCTGGGCCTGGAGACCGTGTACGAGAAGTTCCACCCCTCTGTCCAGTCCTTCACCGACGTCATCGGCCACTACATCAGCGGCGAGCGGCCCAAAGGCATCCAGGAGACAGAGGAGATGCTGAAGGTGGGCGCCACGCTCACGGGCGTAGGCGAGCTGGTTCTGGACAGCAGCTCCGTGCGCCTGCAGCCCCCCAAGCAGGGCATGCGGTACTACCTCAGCAGCCAGGACTTCGACGGCCTGCTGCAGAGGCAGGAGGCCAGCGTCCGACTCTGGAAGGTCCTGACGCTGGTCTTCGGCTTCGCCAGCTGCGCCGCCCTCTGCTTCATCCTCCGCAAGCACTACCTGCAGCGACAGGAGAGGCAGCGCctcaggcagatggagaaggagttCCAGGAGCATGAGGCCCGGCTGCTGAGCGGCGCCAAGCCCGAGGACAGGGAGAGTCTGAAGAGCGCCTGTGTTGTGTGTCTGAGCAGCTTCAAGTCCTGCGTCTTCCTGGAGTGCGGGCACGTGTGTTCCTGCACTGAGTGCTACCGCGCCTTGCCCGAGCCCAAGCGCTGCCCCGTCTGCAGACAGGAGATCGCCCGGGTGATTCCCTTGTACAACAGCTAA